A single region of the Spirochaetota bacterium genome encodes:
- a CDS encoding DUF481 domain-containing protein, whose protein sequence is MRSIIVVIYLLTIIIASATIAHSEENEEESFLGKCFSFVPKEKKGPDEKKWFYTLSGWYNKKEGNTNTLNTNFASSLEMNNNISSFIISYAAFYEEVDKERNENKGTGIIKFDHYITNRIELFIFSQSDFNKETLLDHRNNTGTGAKLDFIRNEILTLDISAAFLYQYENYKSESSTDDYRWSVRFRIKFSPIDIIKCGYTYFYIPKIDDRMSYRLDLDTFISIVVAKNLSFKIGYTNQYNKNAIEGTKKTDENLYSQISIHL, encoded by the coding sequence ATGAGATCAATAATTGTTGTGATTTATTTATTAACGATAATTATAGCTTCCGCTACAATTGCACACTCAGAAGAGAATGAGGAGGAGTCATTTTTAGGGAAATGCTTCTCCTTTGTTCCTAAGGAGAAGAAGGGGCCAGATGAAAAAAAATGGTTTTATACCCTCTCTGGCTGGTATAACAAAAAGGAGGGCAACACAAATACACTTAACACCAATTTTGCTTCAAGTTTGGAAATGAACAACAATATTTCAAGTTTTATTATATCCTATGCTGCCTTCTATGAAGAAGTCGATAAAGAGAGAAATGAGAACAAGGGTACTGGGATAATCAAATTTGATCATTATATTACTAACAGAATTGAATTATTTATCTTCTCACAATCGGATTTTAACAAAGAAACCCTGCTGGATCACAGAAACAATACTGGAACAGGCGCTAAACTCGATTTTATCAGGAATGAAATTCTTACTCTGGATATTAGCGCTGCTTTTCTCTACCAATATGAAAACTATAAATCAGAGAGTTCCACTGATGATTATAGATGGTCTGTGAGATTTAGAATAAAATTTTCCCCAATTGATATAATAAAGTGCGGTTATACCTATTTCTATATACCTAAAATAGATGATCGTATGAGTTATAGACTTGATCTGGATACCTTCATAAGCATAGTAGTTGCTAAAAATCTCTCCTTTAAAATAGGATATACTAATCAATATA
- the ileS gene encoding isoleucine--tRNA ligase, protein MDYSKTINLPATKFPMKANLSQREPEMLSNWDKDNIYKEILNRRKDAEIFILHDGPPYANGNIHVGTAMNKILKDIIVKHKTMKGYKVPYVPGWDCHGLPIELHVIKELEKDDLDKSVINVRRKCRKYADRYMKIQKGEFQRLGVFGNFDNPYITMSKQYEVKILETFGRIFKEGFIYRSQKPIYWCPNCETALAEAEVEYANHTSPSIYVKFKVEPVSVNLEGIDKERLYVVIWTTTPWTLPANLALTFHPDFAYSAYKFNDDYYIVADGLVWAMEDIIGIQKGERVPITRAQIENLQVSHPFINRESRVIFGTHVTLEQGTGIVHTAPGHGYEDYIIGLEYGLDTYSPVDCRGRFTQDFSEMNGVNVFDANPLVVELLKEKGALLFTDDIEHSYPHCWRCKKPLIFRATEQWFFKIDHKGLRELALKAIDDTTWIPSWGEIRFRGMIETRPDWCLSRQRSWGVPIPSFVCKKCRINLMSSESIQYLANISLEKGIDAWYTDDIKDLVPPGTICHECKRSEFEKEFDILDVWFDSGISHFAVLDEWEDHRWPSDVYLEGSDQHRGWFQSSLWPALALRQRAPYNAVITHGFILDENNAAMSKSAGNVIHPIDLINKFGADILRLWVSSEDYRNDVKIGFDMMKQVADSYRKIRNSFKFLIGNLSDFSSDKAIGYDDLSDIDKWILHKLYNLSDKIITSYDKFEFHLVYRGLMNFCAVELSSIYFDISKDILYIDQRDSTRRRATQTVLKEIFETLIRLIAPILVFTAEEIWKFNENIDSIHYQEYHRLNEEYNNPEIAKKMDAIVDIKRDALKALETKRKEKLFGTSLEAEITIYVKDEIIRDWLREMGGDIERFFQVSKVNILTEERDGLGEFDNSLIGINKTKGQKCVRCWNYSTELGRNKDHPDLCPRCEEIVMRML, encoded by the coding sequence ATGGATTATTCAAAGACAATCAATTTACCTGCGACCAAATTCCCAATGAAGGCCAATCTCTCCCAACGTGAACCCGAGATGCTATCAAATTGGGATAAGGACAATATCTATAAAGAGATACTAAATCGAAGGAAGGATGCTGAGATATTTATTCTTCATGACGGACCACCTTATGCAAATGGCAACATACACGTTGGCACAGCCATGAACAAGATACTTAAGGATATCATTGTAAAGCATAAGACGATGAAGGGGTATAAGGTTCCCTATGTGCCAGGCTGGGATTGTCATGGACTACCAATTGAGCTTCATGTGATAAAAGAGCTAGAAAAAGACGATTTAGACAAATCAGTCATAAACGTTAGAAGAAAGTGCAGAAAATATGCCGATAGATATATGAAAATACAAAAGGGAGAGTTCCAAAGGCTTGGCGTATTTGGAAATTTTGATAATCCATATATCACAATGTCAAAACAATACGAGGTAAAAATTCTTGAGACCTTTGGGAGGATATTTAAGGAGGGATTTATTTACAGGAGCCAAAAACCCATCTACTGGTGCCCAAACTGCGAAACAGCTTTAGCTGAAGCTGAAGTGGAATATGCCAATCATACATCTCCGTCAATTTATGTGAAATTCAAGGTTGAGCCGGTATCTGTTAATCTTGAGGGTATAGATAAGGAAAGGCTCTATGTCGTCATATGGACCACAACCCCATGGACGCTGCCAGCTAACCTTGCCTTGACATTCCATCCTGACTTTGCGTATTCAGCTTATAAATTTAATGATGATTATTATATTGTTGCTGATGGTCTCGTATGGGCAATGGAGGATATTATCGGTATTCAAAAGGGTGAGAGGGTCCCAATAACTAGGGCTCAGATAGAAAATCTACAGGTATCCCACCCTTTTATCAATAGAGAATCAAGGGTTATTTTTGGAACTCACGTAACGCTTGAACAGGGAACAGGGATTGTACATACTGCGCCTGGGCATGGGTATGAAGACTACATTATTGGGCTTGAATATGGACTCGATACGTATTCTCCAGTGGATTGCAGGGGGAGATTTACCCAGGACTTTTCGGAAATGAATGGAGTTAATGTCTTTGATGCAAATCCCCTTGTTGTGGAACTGTTAAAGGAAAAGGGCGCGCTCCTCTTTACTGATGATATAGAGCACTCCTATCCTCACTGCTGGAGATGCAAAAAGCCTCTGATCTTCAGAGCCACGGAGCAGTGGTTTTTCAAGATCGACCATAAGGGATTAAGGGAATTGGCTTTAAAGGCCATCGATGACACTACATGGATACCTTCATGGGGAGAGATAAGATTTAGAGGGATGATAGAGACGCGTCCCGATTGGTGTCTGTCCAGACAGAGATCATGGGGTGTGCCTATCCCTTCATTTGTATGCAAAAAATGTCGAATTAATCTGATGAGCTCAGAGAGCATACAATACCTGGCTAACATATCACTTGAAAAGGGGATAGATGCATGGTATACTGACGATATTAAAGACCTTGTGCCTCCGGGCACAATCTGCCATGAGTGTAAGAGGAGTGAATTTGAGAAGGAATTTGATATTTTAGATGTCTGGTTTGATTCCGGAATATCTCATTTTGCTGTGCTTGATGAATGGGAGGATCACAGATGGCCCTCTGATGTTTATCTGGAGGGAAGCGATCAGCATAGGGGGTGGTTTCAATCCTCATTGTGGCCGGCCCTTGCTCTTAGACAGAGGGCGCCTTACAATGCGGTCATCACCCACGGTTTTATACTCGATGAAAATAACGCTGCTATGAGTAAATCTGCTGGCAATGTAATCCATCCCATTGATCTGATCAATAAATTTGGAGCGGATATCCTCAGGCTCTGGGTCTCGTCAGAGGATTATAGAAATGATGTTAAGATCGGATTCGATATGATGAAACAGGTTGCAGATTCATACAGAAAGATCAGGAACTCCTTTAAATTTCTAATCGGGAACCTTTCCGATTTTTCTTCTGATAAAGCTATTGGCTATGATGACCTATCGGATATTGATAAATGGATATTACACAAATTATATAACTTATCAGATAAAATAATCACTTCTTATGATAAATTCGAGTTCCACCTCGTGTATAGAGGATTAATGAACTTCTGCGCAGTGGAATTATCATCAATTTATTTCGATATATCCAAAGATATCCTCTATATTGACCAGAGGGATTCCACAAGGAGAAGGGCAACACAGACAGTATTGAAGGAGATATTTGAAACCCTGATCAGGCTTATAGCTCCAATACTTGTCTTCACAGCGGAGGAGATATGGAAATTTAATGAGAACATTGATTCAATTCACTATCAGGAATACCATAGGTTAAATGAAGAGTACAATAATCCTGAAATTGCGAAAAAGATGGATGCAATTGTTGATATAAAAAGGGATGCACTTAAGGCCCTAGAGACAAAAAGAAAGGAGAAGCTCTTTGGTACATCCCTAGAGGCTGAGATTACTATCTATGTGAAAGATGAAATAATTAGAGATTGGCTTAGGGAGATGGGTGGTGATATTGAGAGATTCTTTCAGGTCTCCAAGGTGAATATCCTAACAGAGGAGAGGGATGGGCTTGGTGAGTTTGATAACTCTCTAATTGGAATAAATAAAACGAAAGGGCAAAAGTGTGTTAGGTGTTGGAATTATTCTACAGAACTCGGAAGGAATAAGGATCATCCAGATTTGTGCCCAAGATGTGAAGAGATAGTTATGAGGATGCTTTAA